A single window of Neisseria sp. KEM232 DNA harbors:
- a CDS encoding CopD family protein: MYLWFKFLHLFFIISWFAGLFYLPRIYVNLAQADAGSAEYRRLLDMARRLLRFMTPLGAGALVFGLLVPFAAGWWGQGWVYGKLALGLFLAAYHVCCFFLLRGFAAHRNRRSHKWYRVFNEIPVLAMIAALYLVVFKPF, encoded by the coding sequence ATGTATTTGTGGTTTAAGTTTCTCCATCTGTTTTTCATCATTTCGTGGTTTGCGGGTTTGTTTTACCTGCCGCGTATTTATGTGAATCTGGCGCAGGCAGACGCAGGTTCGGCCGAATACCGCCGTCTGCTCGACATGGCGCGGCGGCTGTTGCGTTTTATGACGCCGCTGGGTGCGGGTGCGCTGGTGTTCGGCCTGCTTGTGCCCTTTGCCGCGGGCTGGTGGGGGCAGGGCTGGGTGTACGGCAAACTGGCGCTGGGGCTGTTTCTCGCCGCCTATCATGTCTGCTGTTTTTTTCTGCTGCGCGGTTTTGCCGCGCACCGCAACCGCCGCAGCCACAAATGGTACCGCGTATTTAACGAAATTCCCGTGCTGGCAATGATTGCCGCGCTGTATCTGGTGGTTTTCAAACCGTTTTAA
- a CDS encoding CidA/LrgA family protein, protein MHLIRALSIIFGFLAAGEAVIHFTGLQLPGSIIGMALLFAALQAGWVKTAWLQGAVDTMMANLSLFLVPPCVAVMEYLDLVARDFWPIAVSTVFSTLAVMFVTGKTHELLRKR, encoded by the coding sequence ATGCACCTCATCCGCGCCCTGAGCATTATTTTCGGTTTTCTCGCCGCCGGAGAGGCGGTGATTCATTTCACCGGCCTGCAACTGCCCGGCAGCATCATCGGCATGGCGCTGCTGTTTGCCGCCTTACAGGCCGGCTGGGTGAAAACCGCGTGGCTGCAGGGCGCGGTGGACACGATGATGGCCAATTTGTCGCTGTTTCTCGTACCGCCCTGCGTGGCGGTAATGGAATATCTCGATCTGGTGGCGCGCGACTTTTGGCCGATTGCCGTGTCCACCGTGTTCAGCACGCTGGCGGTAATGTTCGTCACCGGCAAAACGCACGAACTGCTGCGCAAACGCTGA
- a CDS encoding peroxiredoxin, which produces MKKTAVFAAAALVCGLLAFILIPSGTPAPAFSLPDLHGKTVSDAALRGKVTFINFWFPSCPGCVSEMPKIVKMSHDYRNRDGFQILAVAEPYDPLESVKTYAAERGMDFTVVYDADKAAARAFGTAVYPTSFLVDKEGRVLKTFVGEPDFAELYRLIDGEMAE; this is translated from the coding sequence ATGAAAAAAACCGCCGTTTTCGCCGCCGCCGCGCTGGTCTGCGGCCTGCTGGCCTTTATCCTGATTCCTTCGGGTACGCCCGCCCCCGCCTTCTCGCTGCCTGATCTGCACGGCAAAACCGTGTCCGACGCCGCTTTGCGCGGCAAGGTCACCTTTATCAATTTCTGGTTTCCCTCCTGCCCCGGCTGCGTGTCGGAAATGCCGAAAATCGTGAAAATGTCGCACGACTACCGAAACCGCGACGGCTTCCAAATCCTCGCCGTCGCCGAACCCTACGACCCGCTCGAGAGCGTGAAAACCTACGCCGCAGAGCGCGGCATGGATTTCACCGTGGTGTACGACGCCGACAAAGCCGCCGCCCGCGCCTTCGGCACGGCGGTATATCCCACCTCTTTTCTGGTCGACAAAGAGGGCAGGGTGCTGAAAACCTTTGTCGGCGAACCCGATTTCGCCGAGCTTTACCGTTTGATAGACGGCGAGATGGCCGAGTAG
- a CDS encoding CYTH domain-containing protein, translated as MTVEIERRFLLANELWRAEAGEPLLLSQGYLSVEKERTIRVRIVGEQAWLTLKGYISDVTRSEFEYEIPLAHAREVLHTMCPFRMEKRRYEIRRDGFTFEIDEYAGDNAPLVVAEIELPAEDAAFPRPAWLGREITSDGRFTNAYLSKHPYAGWSETEKAF; from the coding sequence ATGACTGTGGAAATCGAACGCCGTTTTTTGTTGGCAAACGAGCTTTGGCGCGCCGAAGCGGGCGAACCGCTCCTGCTGAGCCAGGGTTATCTGAGCGTGGAAAAAGAGCGCACCATCCGCGTGCGCATCGTCGGCGAACAAGCGTGGCTGACGCTCAAAGGCTATATTTCCGACGTGACGCGCAGCGAATTCGAGTATGAAATCCCACTAGCGCACGCGCGGGAGGTTCTGCACACCATGTGCCCGTTCCGTATGGAAAAGCGCCGCTACGAAATCCGCCGCGACGGCTTTACCTTTGAAATCGACGAATACGCGGGCGACAACGCGCCGCTGGTCGTGGCCGAAATCGAGCTGCCCGCCGAAGACGCCGCCTTTCCCCGCCCCGCCTGGCTCGGCCGCGAAATCACCTCCGACGGCCGCTTTACCAACGCCTATCTGAGCAAACACCCGTATGCCGGGTGGAGCGAAACCGAAAAGGCCTTCTGA
- a CDS encoding nitrogen regulation protein NR(II) gives MKNSFLSRTDDWEEQIDRIPWLINICRLTIVTAMTALHLMAMFSDNAGLRKMVTPATFYLWAAVYAGITLFSFVRPHWVQQKTDRLPNASAVIDILMIMVLVYLTGGIGTGIGILVLPFIATSCMLSYGRFPALYAGFTTLCIVCVMFLTDQLVLDTQQWDGRNIGTGIVLIAASFAVAYLTSYSAKFLKAANASALKHKRNYNRVRGLNLLVLNRVQEAVIVIDPELKVWLFNRQAKTYFPGLAPEQKEPIFEDLAGRWLYNPDRPFETDIHLHQHSMHVRAVPLVQEDGQLLMLFVRSLREIAAEAMATKLASLGQLTANLAHEIRNPMSAIRHANDLLQEGVEDPMSRKLHGIIDGNIRRIDKMLEEVSMLNKKDNLGREHINLMKFWLAFKQEFTLSNPDAVHCIKMEMQGKQLAVTADPMHLQQIMWNLCNNAWRHSKKDESAIRVLIRPSGKLNISIVVSDNGAGVPPDIRNQLFEPFFTTEKTGTGLGLYVARELAHANLGQLHYHPEMNGFELILPKDNNHEEQ, from the coding sequence ATGAAAAACTCCTTCCTCAGCAGAACCGACGACTGGGAAGAGCAGATCGACCGCATCCCGTGGCTCATCAACATCTGCCGCCTCACCATCGTCACCGCCATGACCGCGCTGCACCTGATGGCCATGTTCTCCGACAACGCCGGCCTGCGCAAAATGGTCACCCCCGCCACCTTCTACCTGTGGGCGGCGGTTTACGCAGGCATCACCCTGTTTTCCTTCGTCCGCCCGCACTGGGTGCAGCAGAAAACCGACCGCCTGCCCAACGCCAGCGCCGTCATCGACATCCTGATGATTATGGTGCTCGTCTACCTCACCGGCGGCATCGGCACTGGCATCGGCATCCTCGTGCTGCCCTTCATCGCCACCTCCTGCATGCTCAGCTACGGCCGTTTCCCCGCGCTTTACGCCGGCTTCACCACCCTGTGCATCGTCTGCGTCATGTTCCTCACCGACCAGCTCGTCCTCGACACGCAGCAGTGGGACGGCCGCAACATCGGCACGGGCATAGTCCTCATCGCCGCCTCCTTCGCCGTCGCCTACCTCACCTCCTACAGCGCCAAATTCCTCAAAGCCGCCAACGCCTCCGCGCTCAAACACAAGCGCAACTACAACCGCGTGCGCGGCCTCAACCTGCTGGTGCTCAACCGCGTGCAGGAAGCTGTCATCGTCATCGACCCCGAGCTGAAAGTCTGGCTGTTCAACCGTCAGGCCAAAACCTACTTCCCCGGACTCGCGCCCGAACAGAAAGAGCCGATTTTCGAAGACCTGGCCGGACGCTGGCTCTACAACCCCGACCGCCCCTTCGAAACCGACATCCACCTGCACCAGCATTCGATGCACGTGCGCGCCGTGCCGCTGGTTCAGGAAGACGGCCAGCTCCTCATGCTCTTCGTGCGCTCGCTGCGCGAAATCGCCGCCGAAGCGATGGCCACCAAACTCGCCTCGCTCGGCCAGCTCACCGCCAACCTCGCCCACGAAATCCGCAACCCCATGTCGGCCATCCGCCATGCCAACGACCTCTTGCAGGAAGGCGTGGAAGACCCGATGAGCCGCAAGCTGCACGGCATCATCGACGGCAACATCCGCCGCATCGACAAAATGCTCGAAGAAGTGTCGATGCTCAACAAAAAAGACAACCTCGGCCGCGAACACATAAACCTGATGAAATTCTGGCTGGCGTTCAAACAGGAATTCACCCTCAGCAATCCCGACGCGGTGCACTGCATCAAAATGGAAATGCAGGGCAAACAGCTGGCCGTCACCGCCGACCCGATGCACCTGCAGCAAATCATGTGGAACCTGTGCAACAACGCCTGGCGGCACAGCAAAAAAGACGAAAGCGCCATCCGCGTGCTGATACGCCCCAGCGGCAAACTCAACATTTCGATAGTGGTGTCCGACAACGGCGCAGGCGTGCCGCCCGACATCCGCAACCAACTCTTCGAGCCCTTCTTCACCACCGAAAAAACCGGCACCGGCCTCGGCCTCTACGTCGCCCGCGAACTGGCACACGCCAACCTCGGCCAGCTGCACTACCACCCCGAAATGAACGGCTTCGAGCTCATCCTTCCGAAGGACAACAACCATGAAGAACAGTGA
- the parC gene encoding DNA topoisomerase IV subunit A, with product MIHDTPSPVSDHDTLLLGQYAERAYLEYAMSVVKGRALPEVSDGQKPVQRRILYAMRDMGLTSGAKPVKSARVVGEILGKYHPHGDSSAYEAMVRMAQDFTLRYPLIDGIGNFGSRDGDGAAAMRYTEARLTPIAELLLSEIHQGTVDFVPNYDGAFEEPVTLPARLPMVLLNGASGIAVGMATEIPPHNLNEVTQAAVALLKKPHLDTADLMEYIPAPDFAGGGQIITPAADLRQIYETGKGSVRVRARYEIERLARGQWRVIVTELPPNANSAKILAEIEEQTNPKPKAGKKQLNQDQLNTKKLMLDLIDRVRDESDGEHPVRLVFEPKSSRIDTDSFINTLMAQTSLEGNVSMNLVMMGLDNRPAQKNLKTILQGWLDFRVVTVTRRLKFRLSQVQKRLHILEGRLKVFLHIDEVIKVIRESDDPKTDLIAAFGLSEIQAEDILEIRLRQLARLEGFKLEKELVELREEEGRLNLLLGDENEKKKLIIKEMQADMKQYGDARRTLVEEAGRAVLTQTTADEPVTLILSEKGWIRSRAGHNLDLSQTAFKEGDALKQTLEGRTVWPVVILDTQGRTYTLDAAEIPGGRGDGVPVSSLIELQNGAKPAAMLTGLPEQHYLLAGSGGYGFIAKLADMVSRNKNGKVLMTLETGETVLPPAALYASSLINPDCKVVTADSGNRLLAFPLGELKVMPKGRGLQLTPLSDGLTLEHTAVVSTPEFVVETVGKRGAVHQEKLRIQDIAGKRGRKGKILEVSGRLKAIKAKD from the coding sequence ATGATTCACGACACCCCATCCCCCGTTTCCGACCACGACACCCTGCTGCTCGGCCAATACGCCGAACGCGCCTATCTCGAATACGCCATGAGCGTGGTCAAAGGCCGCGCCCTGCCCGAAGTTTCAGACGGCCAAAAGCCCGTGCAGCGGCGCATTCTCTACGCCATGCGCGACATGGGGCTGACTTCGGGCGCGAAGCCCGTGAAATCCGCGCGCGTGGTCGGCGAGATTTTGGGCAAATACCATCCGCACGGCGACAGCTCGGCCTATGAAGCGATGGTACGCATGGCGCAGGATTTCACGCTGCGCTATCCGCTTATCGACGGCATCGGCAACTTCGGCTCGCGCGACGGCGACGGCGCGGCGGCGATGCGCTACACCGAAGCGCGGCTCACGCCGATTGCCGAACTGCTATTGTCGGAAATCCATCAGGGTACGGTGGATTTTGTGCCCAACTACGACGGCGCGTTTGAAGAACCCGTTACCCTGCCCGCGCGTTTACCGATGGTATTGCTCAACGGCGCGTCGGGCATTGCAGTGGGCATGGCTACGGAAATCCCGCCGCATAATTTAAACGAAGTGACCCAAGCCGCCGTCGCGCTACTGAAAAAACCGCATCTCGACACGGCCGACCTGATGGAATACATCCCCGCGCCCGACTTTGCCGGCGGCGGCCAAATCATCACGCCGGCGGCGGATTTGCGCCAGATTTACGAAACGGGCAAAGGCAGCGTGCGCGTGCGTGCGCGTTACGAAATCGAGCGGCTCGCGCGCGGCCAGTGGCGCGTGATTGTTACCGAGCTGCCGCCGAACGCCAATTCCGCCAAAATCCTCGCCGAAATCGAAGAGCAGACCAATCCCAAGCCCAAAGCGGGCAAAAAGCAGCTCAACCAAGACCAGCTCAACACCAAAAAGCTGATGCTCGATTTAATCGACCGCGTGCGCGACGAGTCCGACGGCGAACATCCCGTTCGCCTTGTGTTCGAGCCGAAATCCAGCCGCATCGACACCGACTCGTTTATCAACACGCTGATGGCGCAGACTTCGCTGGAAGGCAATGTGTCGATGAACCTGGTGATGATGGGTTTGGACAACCGCCCGGCGCAGAAAAACCTGAAAACCATCTTGCAGGGATGGCTGGATTTCCGCGTGGTAACGGTTACGCGCCGCCTGAAATTCCGCCTGTCGCAGGTGCAAAAACGGCTGCACATCCTCGAAGGCCGTCTGAAAGTGTTTTTGCACATCGACGAAGTGATTAAAGTCATCCGCGAATCAGACGACCCCAAAACCGATTTGATAGCCGCGTTCGGCCTGTCAGAAATCCAAGCCGAAGACATTTTGGAAATCCGCCTGCGCCAGCTTGCGCGCTTGGAAGGTTTCAAGCTGGAAAAAGAGCTGGTCGAATTGCGTGAAGAAGAAGGCCGTCTGAACCTGTTGCTTGGCGACGAAAACGAAAAGAAAAAGCTCATCATCAAAGAGATGCAGGCCGACATGAAGCAATACGGCGACGCGCGCCGCACACTGGTGGAAGAAGCAGGCCGCGCCGTACTCACGCAAACCACCGCCGACGAGCCGGTTACGCTGATTCTGTCGGAAAAAGGCTGGATACGCAGCAGAGCCGGCCACAATCTCGATTTGAGCCAAACCGCGTTTAAAGAAGGCGACGCCCTCAAACAAACCCTCGAAGGCCGCACCGTGTGGCCGGTGGTGATACTCGACACACAAGGCCGCACCTACACGCTCGATGCCGCCGAAATCCCCGGCGGACGCGGCGACGGCGTGCCCGTATCTTCATTAATCGAGCTGCAAAACGGCGCAAAACCCGCCGCCATGCTCACCGGCCTGCCCGAGCAGCATTACCTGTTGGCAGGCAGCGGCGGCTACGGCTTTATCGCCAAACTCGCCGACATGGTCAGCCGCAACAAAAACGGCAAAGTGCTGATGACGCTGGAAACGGGCGAAACCGTTTTGCCGCCCGCGGCCTTGTACGCCTCCTCGCTCATCAATCCCGACTGCAAAGTCGTTACTGCCGACAGCGGCAACCGCCTTTTAGCCTTCCCGCTGGGCGAACTCAAAGTCATGCCCAAAGGGCGCGGTTTGCAGCTTACCCCGCTTTCGGACGGCCTCACGCTCGAACACACCGCCGTGGTATCCACGCCCGAATTTGTCGTCGAAACCGTCGGCAAACGCGGCGCGGTGCATCAGGAAAAACTGCGTATCCAAGACATCGCGGGCAAACGCGGCCGCAAAGGGAAAATTTTGGAAGTTTCAGGCCGTCTGAAAGCCATTAAAGCCAAAGATTAA
- a CDS encoding LrgB family protein, whose product MMDMLRHPAVLLWLTVTAYWLVNIVRARTGNVLFNPVMCTTALVIIYLKLCGIAYPDYHQAAQFIDFWLKPVVVGLAVPLYLNWDRIRRQWLPIILSQTAGSVTGIVSAVYLAKLAGAGRETVLSLAAKSVTSPIAIEITRSIGGLPAITAASVIAAGMIGQTAGYRILQLGTVKKPMSQGMSVGAASHAMGMAASLERSKKYAAYAGLGLIVNGVLTAFLVPLLLPLMGY is encoded by the coding sequence CTGATGGATATGCTGCGCCACCCCGCCGTGCTGCTCTGGCTCACCGTCACCGCCTACTGGCTGGTCAACATTGTGCGCGCCCGCACCGGCAACGTCCTCTTCAATCCCGTGATGTGCACCACCGCGCTGGTCATCATCTATCTGAAACTCTGCGGTATCGCCTATCCCGACTACCACCAGGCGGCGCAATTCATCGATTTCTGGCTCAAACCCGTCGTCGTCGGCCTGGCCGTGCCGCTGTATCTCAACTGGGACAGAATCCGCCGCCAGTGGCTGCCGATTATCCTGTCGCAAACCGCAGGCAGCGTCACCGGCATCGTCAGCGCGGTCTACCTCGCCAAACTCGCGGGCGCGGGGCGGGAAACCGTGTTGAGCCTCGCCGCCAAATCGGTCACCAGCCCCATCGCCATCGAAATCACCCGCAGCATCGGCGGCCTGCCCGCCATCACCGCCGCTTCAGTGATTGCCGCCGGCATGATCGGCCAGACGGCGGGCTACCGCATCCTGCAACTGGGCACGGTGAAAAAACCGATGTCGCAGGGCATGTCGGTGGGCGCCGCCTCGCACGCGATGGGCATGGCCGCCTCGCTCGAACGCAGCAAGAAATACGCCGCCTACGCGGGCTTGGGCCTAATCGTCAACGGCGTGCTCACCGCCTTTCTCGTGCCGCTGCTGCTGCCGCTGATGGGTTATTGA
- the yihA gene encoding ribosome biogenesis GTP-binding protein YihA/YsxC has translation MNLFQNAKFFTTVNHLKDLPDTGAEIAFVGRSNAGKSSAINTLCNHVRLAYVSKTPGRTQHINFFELADGHFMADLPGYGYAQVPEAVRRHWVALLGDYLRTRRQLVGLVLIMDCRHPLKELDMQMLDFFAETGRPVHILLSKADKLSKNDQIKTLSSVKKALKPFSERQEVTVQLFSSLKKQGMAETEAVVAGWFARLNEGQAQEPQKPAKPD, from the coding sequence ATGAACTTATTTCAAAACGCAAAATTCTTCACTACGGTCAACCATTTGAAAGACCTGCCCGACACGGGCGCGGAAATCGCCTTCGTCGGCCGCTCCAATGCGGGCAAGTCCAGCGCCATCAACACGCTGTGCAACCATGTGCGGCTGGCCTATGTGTCGAAAACGCCCGGGCGCACGCAGCACATCAATTTTTTCGAGCTGGCCGACGGGCATTTCATGGCCGATTTGCCGGGCTACGGCTACGCGCAGGTGCCCGAAGCGGTGCGGCGGCACTGGGTGGCGCTGCTGGGCGACTATCTGCGCACGCGCCGCCAGCTGGTCGGGCTGGTGCTGATTATGGACTGCCGCCATCCGCTCAAAGAGCTGGATATGCAGATGCTGGATTTCTTTGCCGAAACCGGCCGTCCTGTGCATATCCTGTTGTCCAAAGCGGACAAATTATCTAAGAACGACCAAATCAAAACCTTGTCTTCTGTCAAGAAAGCGTTAAAACCGTTTTCCGAGCGGCAGGAGGTGACGGTGCAGCTTTTTTCCAGCCTGAAAAAGCAGGGCATGGCGGAAACGGAAGCGGTTGTCGCGGGCTGGTTCGCGCGTTTGAACGAAGGGCAGGCGCAAGAACCGCAGAAACCTGCAAAACCGGATTGA
- a CDS encoding sigma-54 dependent transcriptional regulator → MKNSDLQHPVLVVDDEADIRDLMEMTLMKMGLRVDTAVGVEDAKDKLENSDYSLVLTDMRMPDGSGLEVVQHINRLSLDTPVAVITAFGNADQAVEALKEGAFDYLQKPITLSQLRSLVKSAVKVNEPEAAETKPAAPAPQPAPAAPYMPPPVPPRPQPVAATPARAPDAPKPVRKGISGGIDRPVTPPSALSSLRERFRSATPQTAAASDAQAPAHHENEVGGDADMPRLLGMSPQMVEVRHLIRRLAGSGVPVYISGESGSGKEQAARSIHELSPRADGPFIAVNCGAIPENLMESEFFGYKKGSFTGADQDRMGFFQHADGGTLFLDEVADLPLAMQVKLLRAIQEKAVRRIGDAKETPVDVRIVCATHKNLEALVESGAFRQDLYYRLNVVTLHMPPLREMREDLGGLIMRMLNKHGNGIPGGYRLSPKAQEALLSYSYPGNFRELENILERAVALTAGSVIQIDDLQITAGHGPRPADLAPAAAPAGETRAPRPEPAAESEELPPMNFDAMPPFVPGQSQIQEYLDLLERSIIEQALNITRYNRTQAAKLLGISFRSMRYRMERLNIE, encoded by the coding sequence ATGAAGAACAGTGACCTGCAACACCCCGTACTGGTCGTAGACGACGAAGCGGACATCCGCGACCTGATGGAAATGACCCTGATGAAAATGGGGCTGCGCGTCGACACCGCCGTCGGCGTGGAAGACGCCAAAGACAAGCTGGAAAACAGCGACTACTCGCTGGTGCTCACCGACATGCGCATGCCCGACGGCTCGGGACTGGAAGTCGTCCAGCACATCAACCGCCTGTCGCTGGACACGCCCGTTGCCGTCATCACCGCCTTCGGCAACGCCGACCAGGCCGTCGAAGCCCTGAAAGAAGGCGCGTTCGACTACCTGCAAAAACCCATCACCCTCTCGCAGCTGCGCTCGCTGGTGAAATCGGCGGTGAAAGTGAACGAACCCGAAGCCGCCGAAACCAAACCCGCAGCGCCCGCTCCGCAGCCCGCGCCGGCCGCGCCCTATATGCCGCCGCCCGTGCCGCCGCGCCCGCAGCCCGTCGCCGCCACGCCCGCCCGTGCGCCCGACGCGCCCAAACCCGTGCGCAAAGGCATTTCCGGCGGCATCGACCGCCCCGTCACCCCGCCCAGCGCCCTCAGCTCCCTGCGCGAACGCTTCCGCAGCGCCACGCCGCAAACCGCGGCCGCATCAGACGCGCAGGCGCCCGCACACCACGAAAACGAAGTCGGCGGCGATGCCGACATGCCCCGCCTGCTGGGCATGTCGCCGCAGATGGTCGAAGTGCGCCACCTCATCCGCCGTCTCGCCGGCAGCGGCGTGCCCGTCTACATCTCCGGCGAATCCGGTTCGGGTAAGGAACAGGCCGCCCGCAGCATCCACGAACTCTCGCCGCGCGCCGACGGCCCCTTTATCGCCGTCAACTGCGGCGCGATTCCCGAAAACCTGATGGAAAGCGAGTTTTTCGGCTACAAAAAAGGCAGCTTCACCGGTGCCGACCAAGACCGCATGGGCTTCTTCCAACACGCCGACGGCGGCACCCTCTTCCTCGACGAAGTGGCCGACCTGCCGCTGGCCATGCAGGTCAAACTGCTGCGCGCCATTCAGGAAAAAGCCGTACGCCGCATCGGCGACGCCAAAGAAACGCCGGTAGATGTACGCATCGTCTGCGCCACCCACAAAAACCTCGAAGCGCTGGTAGAAAGCGGTGCCTTCCGCCAAGACCTTTACTACCGCCTCAACGTCGTCACCCTGCACATGCCGCCCCTGCGCGAAATGCGCGAAGACCTCGGCGGCCTCATCATGCGCATGCTCAACAAACACGGCAACGGCATCCCCGGCGGCTACCGCCTCAGCCCCAAAGCACAGGAAGCCCTGCTCTCGTACAGCTACCCCGGCAACTTCCGCGAACTGGAAAACATCCTCGAACGCGCCGTCGCCCTCACCGCCGGCAGCGTCATCCAAATCGACGACCTGCAAATCACCGCCGGACACGGCCCCCGCCCCGCCGACCTTGCCCCCGCCGCCGCACCGGCAGGCGAAACCCGCGCCCCGCGCCCAGAACCGGCCGCCGAAAGCGAAGAGCTGCCGCCGATGAACTTCGACGCCATGCCGCCCTTCGTCCCCGGCCAAAGCCAGATACAGGAATACCTCGACCTGCTCGAGCGTTCCATCATCGAACAGGCGCTGAACATCACCCGCTACAACCGCACCCAGGCCGCCAAACTCCTCGGCATCAGCTTCCGCTCCATGCGCTACCGCATGGAAAGGCTGAACATCGAATAA
- a CDS encoding thioesterase family protein, whose amino-acid sequence MEDAVFRIRGYHLDGYGHVNNARYLEFLEEARWHFFEQHGLLGGLAGVQIVVARVDIRYRRSAVAGDVLTVRNRVKTVEPRLAVIRQIVSFADSGKTSAQADVTLVPVSDGRSTEFPAAVFQTLQQMFRS is encoded by the coding sequence ATGGAAGACGCCGTTTTCCGCATACGCGGCTACCACCTCGACGGCTACGGCCATGTGAACAACGCGCGCTACCTCGAATTTCTCGAAGAAGCGCGCTGGCACTTTTTCGAACAGCACGGCCTGCTCGGCGGGCTGGCAGGCGTGCAGATAGTCGTCGCCCGCGTCGATATCCGCTACCGCCGCAGCGCGGTGGCGGGCGACGTGCTTACCGTGCGCAACCGCGTCAAAACCGTCGAGCCGCGTCTGGCCGTTATCCGCCAGATTGTCTCCTTTGCCGACAGCGGCAAAACCTCCGCGCAGGCCGATGTCACCCTCGTGCCCGTTTCAGACGGCCGCAGCACCGAGTTTCCCGCCGCCGTCTTCCAAACCCTGCAACAGATGTTCCGCTCATGA
- a CDS encoding cytochrome c — protein sequence MKRLTLLTLALAAGTAFAAPKADVAKGKQIAQTVCAACHAADGNSGISTYPKLSAQHAKYIAVETAAIKDGKRTTGGAAAMKPMVMSLSEQDIANVAAFYATQTPKSGEANPKDNLKLGAQIYRGGLAGKKLPACMSCHGPSGAGMVGGGTDVNAYPRLGGQHKDYTVTQLKAYASGQRTSPNGMMEDIVKRMSEEEINAVANFIQGLH from the coding sequence ATGAAACGTTTAACCCTACTGACTCTGGCACTGGCCGCCGGTACGGCTTTTGCCGCGCCCAAGGCCGACGTGGCCAAAGGCAAGCAGATTGCCCAAACCGTCTGCGCGGCGTGCCATGCCGCCGACGGCAACAGCGGTATTTCCACCTATCCGAAACTCTCGGCGCAGCACGCGAAATACATCGCCGTGGAAACAGCGGCCATCAAAGACGGCAAGCGCACCACCGGCGGCGCGGCGGCGATGAAGCCGATGGTGATGAGCCTCAGCGAGCAGGATATCGCCAACGTTGCCGCCTTCTACGCCACGCAGACCCCCAAATCGGGCGAAGCCAATCCGAAAGACAACCTCAAACTCGGCGCGCAGATTTACCGCGGCGGCCTCGCCGGCAAAAAACTGCCCGCCTGTATGTCCTGCCACGGCCCCAGCGGCGCGGGTATGGTCGGCGGCGGCACCGATGTCAACGCCTATCCCCGACTGGGCGGCCAGCACAAAGACTACACCGTCACCCAGCTCAAAGCCTACGCATCCGGCCAGCGTACCAGCCCGAACGGCATGATGGAAGACATCGTCAAACGCATGTCGGAAGAAGAAATCAACGCTGTAGCCAACTTCATCCAAGGCCTGCACTAG